In Acidobacteriota bacterium, the sequence GCGCTGCAGGTCATTACGTTTTATAGCCGCAAAGGCGAGAAGCAGGAAGTTGGAGTTGTGGAAGCAGTTGAGCGGATTCAATGGGCTCTGCGCGAAGTCCTTCCGCAATTGCCTGGGTCCCCGGCGGAAGTAGAAGCAAGCACGGCTCGGTTTCCGTTACCGAAGCTACGGTCGATCGAATGGGCGCGCCAGAAATGATGCGCGACTAGCTTTTGCACCCAAGAACGGAATGGTCGGGACGGGCAGATTTGAACTGCCGACCCCTCGCACCCCAAGCGAGTGCTCTACCAGGCTGAGCCACGTCCCGACAGCAGAGAAAGATCCCGCAGGCAGCGGGATTGGGGTGACTCCATGATACTACAGCGCTTCCGGCCGAAAGCCTGCCCTAAGCCTGTAGAATCGAGTTTTCACCCACTATGTTTCTGCGTGCTCTCCTGGCGATCGCCATCTTCGGAACCTTAACCTCCACTGTGTTCCTCGTGCTGGCTCTACTCGGTTCGTCGCGCTTTGCCAGAAAGCGCAAGCAATTTCGCTCTGCGGCAGCATACTTCTCTCCGGTGAGCGTGTTAAAGCCAGTTCACGGACTCGAACCCAATCTCCAAGAGAACCTCGAGAGCTTCTTCTGCCAGGATTTTCCCGATTTCGAACTTATCTTTTGCGCTCGCCAGGCGAACGATCCTGGGCTGCAGATGGCACAACGGCTATCGCGTAAGTATCCAAACGTGAAGGTCAGGATTCTCGCTTGCGGCGAGCCGCCCTGGACGAACGCGAAACTGTTCTCGCTGGAGAAGATGTGGAAAGAAGCCGCTCACGATCTGCTCGTGATCAGCGACAGCGATGTTCGCGTTTCGCGCGACTATCTTCGCGAGATCATCAAGCCCTTTGCCGATCCCAAAGTGGGAATGACGACCTGCATTTATCGGGGATTACCGGCAGGTGGCTTCTGGACTGAGCTCGAGGCATTCGGATACTCGGTCGAGATGACCTCGGGAGTTGTCGTTGCCGACATGCTCGAAGGCATGAAGTTCGCGCTCGGCCCCACGATGGTCGTACGGCGTGAATGCGTGGAAGCGCTCGGCGGATTCGGATTCATGGCCGATTACTGCGCCGACGATTACATCCTGGGAAATCGAGTCGCTGAATCCGGCAGGGAAGTC encodes:
- a CDS encoding glycosyl transferase, with the protein product MFLRALLAIAIFGTLTSTVFLVLALLGSSRFARKRKQFRSAAAYFSPVSVLKPVHGLEPNLQENLESFFCQDFPDFELIFCARQANDPGLQMAQRLSRKYPNVKVRILACGEPPWTNAKLFSLEKMWKEAAHDLLVISDSDVRVSRDYLREIIKPFADPKVGMTTCIYRGLPAGGFWTELEAFGYSVEMTSGVVVADMLEGMKFALGPTMVVRRECVEALGGFGFMADYCADDYILGNRVAESGREVVLSHHVIDHMVFHHSFLDSMRHQVRWMRSTRFSRPKGHFGTVLTYAMPYGVLGLIAALATGHPALGWSLFGAAFLNRVIQSIVAGYCVAADRKALTHAFLYPIRDLLGMFLWIGSYLSAKIHWRREIYRLSTGGLMLRLEEPTDVPNQEEAVAGGK